The following proteins are encoded in a genomic region of Sorangiineae bacterium MSr12523:
- a CDS encoding ABC transporter permease, translating to MLQDIRFALRLLAKNLGFTLVAITTLGLAVAANAVVFSIVHAILIRPLPFPEPERLVRTSTQYVEQASDTYWPFSAHEYTELAAEAHAFQSIGAYDDEDANLTGTEQPVAVHAATVSASFLPTLGVPPMLGRFFDESEDRPGDVRAIVLGYDIFATVFGGDASVVGRTVQYNATPVTVVGVMPRGFEFPEHAQLWAPLRIDLSKSTRGSHWLNVVGRLKPGTGLEAARDELRPLMQMWAGQHVKEDVIDPIKHAIAYQMLQEELVRPVRAALLTLQAAVVFVLLIACANISNLLLARAEARSGEIAVRAALGATQGRMARQFLTESLVLGTLGAGLGIVLAMWGLDAVMMLLPEGVPRAREIQLDTSVLAFAVVVALGASFVFGLAPIVHTHGGLAGTLRAAGQRTTSAANKQLFRRMLILAQVALAIMLVTGAGLTIRSFVRLQKTELGFDPRGLVSVEVQLPAKSYPNDAAMLSFWKRFRDGASTLPGVKAASLMSGLPPKRRLNWNSVHIVGLPANDAFRWHIDYWQIASEGYFETLGIPLLRGRLFDPTDDEDKAGVVVVNETLARTLFPGQDALGKRIQLYNVAPVGESPVEQTIIGVVADAKQGGLEAPVGTEVYIPVRQIAQIHNAAPNGESFMPRSMHLMVRVDGDPRAMFSTLRAHVASLDENLAIVRMETMDRTVYEAISKPRFVTTLLGCFAAVALLMAAVGIYGVMSYAVEQRTKELSIRMALGADAARLQRMLVLEGLRLAVVGIGVGLAMAGAAMFTLSHWAVKESFDVPGLDPVTYVLVIAVTGGVAALASYIPARRATLIHPMTAMRGE from the coding sequence ATGCTTCAGGACATCCGATTTGCGCTGCGGCTCCTTGCGAAGAACCTGGGCTTTACCCTCGTGGCCATCACGACGCTGGGGCTCGCGGTGGCGGCCAACGCCGTCGTGTTCAGCATCGTCCATGCGATCCTGATTCGGCCGCTGCCCTTTCCGGAGCCCGAGCGCCTGGTGCGCACCAGCACGCAGTACGTCGAGCAGGCCTCCGATACATACTGGCCGTTCTCCGCCCACGAGTACACGGAGCTGGCTGCGGAGGCGCACGCGTTTCAATCGATCGGCGCCTACGACGACGAGGATGCGAACCTGACGGGGACCGAGCAGCCCGTGGCGGTGCATGCCGCGACGGTGAGCGCGAGCTTCCTTCCCACCCTGGGGGTGCCGCCCATGTTGGGGCGGTTCTTCGACGAGAGCGAGGACCGGCCCGGCGACGTGCGCGCGATCGTGCTGGGGTACGACATCTTTGCCACCGTTTTCGGCGGCGATGCCAGCGTGGTGGGCCGCACGGTGCAGTACAACGCGACGCCGGTCACGGTGGTCGGCGTGATGCCGCGCGGTTTCGAGTTCCCCGAGCATGCTCAATTGTGGGCACCGCTCCGCATCGATCTTTCGAAATCGACGCGCGGCTCGCATTGGCTGAACGTCGTCGGACGGCTGAAACCCGGCACCGGTCTCGAGGCCGCGCGCGACGAGCTTCGTCCGCTCATGCAAATGTGGGCCGGCCAGCACGTCAAGGAGGACGTGATCGACCCGATCAAGCATGCGATCGCGTACCAGATGCTCCAAGAGGAGCTCGTCCGTCCCGTGCGTGCAGCGCTGTTGACGTTGCAGGCGGCGGTCGTCTTCGTGCTGCTCATCGCGTGCGCCAACATTTCCAACCTGCTCCTTGCGCGGGCCGAGGCGCGCAGCGGAGAGATCGCCGTGCGCGCTGCACTCGGGGCCACGCAGGGACGGATGGCGCGGCAATTTCTGACGGAGAGCCTCGTGCTAGGTACGTTGGGGGCGGGGCTGGGCATCGTCCTCGCCATGTGGGGCCTCGATGCGGTGATGATGCTCCTGCCCGAGGGCGTCCCGCGCGCGCGGGAGATCCAGCTCGACACGTCGGTGCTGGCGTTCGCCGTGGTCGTGGCTCTGGGGGCGAGCTTCGTGTTCGGCCTCGCACCCATCGTGCACACCCATGGCGGTCTTGCAGGCACCTTGCGTGCGGCGGGACAGCGAACGACGTCGGCCGCGAACAAGCAGCTTTTTCGGCGCATGCTCATTCTGGCCCAGGTGGCATTGGCCATCATGCTGGTGACGGGGGCGGGCCTCACGATCCGTAGCTTCGTGCGCTTGCAAAAGACGGAACTGGGGTTCGACCCGCGGGGATTGGTGAGCGTGGAGGTGCAGCTTCCGGCGAAATCGTATCCGAACGATGCGGCCATGCTGTCCTTTTGGAAGCGCTTTCGCGACGGCGCCTCGACCCTGCCTGGCGTGAAGGCGGCCAGTTTGATGAGCGGCCTCCCACCGAAGCGGCGCTTGAACTGGAACAGCGTTCACATCGTGGGGCTGCCAGCCAACGACGCCTTCCGATGGCACATCGATTATTGGCAAATCGCGAGCGAGGGCTACTTCGAGACCCTGGGGATTCCGCTCCTTCGTGGACGGCTTTTCGATCCGACGGACGACGAGGACAAGGCTGGCGTCGTGGTGGTCAACGAAACGCTGGCGCGGACGCTTTTCCCTGGCCAAGACGCGCTTGGAAAGCGCATTCAACTCTACAACGTCGCTCCGGTCGGAGAGTCCCCGGTCGAGCAGACCATCATCGGCGTCGTCGCGGATGCGAAGCAGGGTGGGCTCGAGGCTCCGGTGGGGACCGAGGTGTACATACCCGTTCGGCAGATTGCGCAAATCCACAACGCGGCACCGAATGGGGAGTCGTTCATGCCCCGATCCATGCACCTCATGGTGCGCGTGGATGGCGATCCGCGCGCCATGTTTTCCACCTTGCGCGCCCACGTGGCCTCGCTCGACGAGAACCTCGCCATCGTGCGCATGGAAACGATGGACCGTACCGTCTACGAGGCGATTTCCAAGCCGCGCTTCGTGACCACGCTCCTCGGTTGTTTCGCCGCCGTGGCGCTCTTGATGGCGGCCGTCGGCATCTACGGCGTCATGTCCTACGCCGTCGAGCAGCGCACCAAAGAGCTATCCATCCGGATGGCCCTCGGCGCGGATGCCGCGCGCCTGCAGCGGATGCTCGTGCTCGAGGGACTGCGCCTTGCCGTGGTCGGCATCGGCGTGGGCCTGGCGATGGCCGGCGCAGCGATGTTCACCCTCAGCCACTGGGCGGTGAAAGAGTCGTTCGACGTGCCCGGCCTCGACCCGGTGACGTATGTCCTCGTCATCGCGGTGACCGGCGGTGTGGCGGCGCTGGCAAGCTACATCCCCGCGCGGAGGGCGACGCTCATTCACCCCATGACCGCGATGCGCGGCGAATAA
- a CDS encoding HlyD family efflux transporter periplasmic adaptor subunit, protein MSNDVPRQKPKKKKVKLAVGITVAIVAVVTVALARTRSALPTVDRATVWIDTVKHGAMLREVQGVGSLVPEQIRWLTVTTPARVAEVRARSGAVVQPDTVVVVLDNPDLVLQSLEADRQKTAAEAELVNLEARLRNQHLAQEAQVVGLSADAVESARRAEADGELSRRGFLSKLEMAQSQGRAEALDGRVQLETKRLGSLEKEASAQLASQRAQVERLGSIAEFRRRQLDELHVRAGVAGVLADVPVQVGQWVTQGVVLGKVAQPEKLKAELRVAETQAKDVQIGQSVTVDTRNGLVQGRVIRMDGAVQNGTVKIDVAFDVPLPQGARPDLSVDGRIEIERLDNVLYVGRPPMATPAGSVTAFKVVGEEAVRVPVQLGRSSVKTVEVVSGLRDGDQVILSDMSAWASVDRIRLK, encoded by the coding sequence ATGAGCAACGACGTTCCCAGGCAAAAGCCGAAAAAGAAAAAGGTGAAGCTCGCGGTGGGCATCACCGTAGCCATCGTGGCGGTGGTGACGGTGGCCTTGGCGCGCACGCGCAGCGCCCTTCCCACGGTGGATCGCGCTACCGTGTGGATCGATACGGTGAAGCACGGGGCGATGCTGCGCGAGGTGCAAGGCGTGGGAAGCCTGGTGCCCGAGCAAATCCGCTGGCTCACGGTGACGACGCCCGCGCGCGTGGCGGAGGTGCGGGCGCGCTCCGGTGCGGTCGTGCAGCCCGACACGGTGGTGGTGGTGCTCGACAATCCGGACCTGGTGCTGCAGTCGCTGGAGGCCGATCGGCAAAAGACCGCCGCGGAGGCGGAGCTCGTGAACTTGGAGGCGCGGCTGCGCAATCAGCATTTGGCCCAGGAGGCGCAGGTCGTGGGCCTCTCCGCCGATGCGGTGGAGAGCGCGCGCCGCGCGGAGGCCGACGGCGAGCTTTCCCGGCGCGGCTTTCTCTCGAAGCTGGAAATGGCGCAATCGCAGGGCCGGGCGGAGGCGCTCGACGGGCGCGTGCAGCTCGAGACGAAGCGCCTTGGGTCACTGGAAAAAGAAGCGAGCGCGCAACTCGCCTCGCAGCGTGCGCAGGTGGAGCGGCTCGGGTCGATCGCGGAATTTCGTCGCCGGCAGCTCGACGAGCTGCATGTGCGCGCGGGGGTGGCGGGCGTGCTCGCCGACGTGCCCGTGCAGGTCGGCCAATGGGTGACGCAAGGGGTGGTGCTCGGTAAGGTCGCCCAGCCGGAAAAGCTGAAGGCCGAGCTACGCGTGGCCGAGACGCAGGCCAAGGACGTGCAAATCGGCCAATCCGTCACCGTGGACACGCGCAATGGCCTGGTCCAAGGCCGCGTGATCCGCATGGATGGCGCCGTTCAAAACGGCACCGTGAAGATCGACGTCGCCTTCGACGTCCCCCTGCCGCAGGGCGCGCGCCCCGACTTGAGCGTGGACGGGCGCATCGAAATCGAGCGGCTCGACAACGTTCTCTATGTGGGGCGCCCGCCGATGGCGACGCCCGCCGGCAGCGTGACGGCCTTCAAGGTCGTCGGCGAAGAGGCGGTGCGGGTGCCCGTGCAGCTCGGTCGCTCGTCGGTGAAGACCGTCGAGGTCGTGAGCGGCCTTCGCGACGGCGATCAAGTGATTTTATCGGACATGTCGGCGTGGGCTTCGGTGGATCGGATTCGGCTCAAGTAA
- a CDS encoding LysR substrate-binding domain-containing protein, with the protein MFPTYDSELLRSLVAIADAGNFAKAAARLGITQSTISQQMKRLEEQVDQPLFSASGRCRVLTESGELLLGYARKILALNESAHIAMQHGVLGGVVRVGVVQDFADTRFPHALRSFARRHPSVRVEARVAASRDLSGMIDDGLLDLALVFDEPKTRPGTVVRRVDLVWLAAREFVPPTAGEPWPLILFEGSCTFRDRAIEALDERHIPWRVVYTCPGLSGLHAAARAGLGVSVRIEDDGREGLRILGKREGLPTLGSACLKLITATETLPAVAEELADSLRAACALSGGRMRPTGTWLDL; encoded by the coding sequence ATGTTTCCGACGTACGACAGCGAACTCCTGCGCAGCCTCGTGGCCATCGCCGATGCCGGCAACTTCGCCAAGGCTGCCGCGCGCCTGGGCATCACCCAATCGACCATCAGCCAGCAGATGAAGCGGCTCGAAGAGCAGGTGGATCAGCCGCTCTTCTCCGCCTCGGGTCGCTGCCGCGTGCTCACCGAATCGGGCGAGCTGCTCCTGGGCTACGCGCGCAAAATCCTCGCGCTCAACGAGTCGGCCCATATTGCCATGCAGCACGGTGTGCTCGGCGGCGTGGTGCGGGTGGGCGTCGTTCAGGACTTCGCCGACACACGCTTCCCGCACGCACTGCGCAGCTTCGCGCGGCGGCATCCTTCGGTGCGGGTCGAGGCGCGCGTGGCCGCCAGCCGCGACCTTTCCGGCATGATCGATGACGGCCTGCTCGACCTCGCCTTGGTGTTCGACGAGCCGAAAACAAGGCCCGGCACAGTCGTCCGCCGGGTCGACCTGGTGTGGCTTGCCGCACGCGAATTCGTTCCGCCCACCGCCGGCGAACCGTGGCCGCTCATCCTGTTCGAGGGCTCGTGCACCTTCCGCGACCGCGCCATCGAAGCGCTCGACGAGCGGCACATTCCATGGCGCGTCGTCTACACGTGCCCCGGTCTCTCCGGCTTGCACGCCGCGGCGCGCGCAGGGCTCGGCGTCTCCGTGCGCATCGAGGACGACGGCCGAGAGGGGCTGCGCATCCTCGGCAAGCGCGAAGGGCTCCCCACGTTGGGCAGCGCCTGCCTCAAGCTCATCACGGCCACGGAAACGCTTCCAGCGGTCGCCGAAGAACTCGCTGACTCCCTCCGCGCCGCGTGTGCGCTTTCCGGCGGTCGAATGAGGCCAACGGGAACATGGCTTGACCTCTGA
- a CDS encoding TolC family protein produces the protein MNKLVALVSCVVCLSGATAQAQTRQEVTLADALRTAVAHNPRLAGRFADVAIANARVLEAKGLDDFFVDGSGSWTRTRADNVEAQTVPFTPYDRIGLAASLTRPFSTGGSVALKLDAPYVRRAVSGFAPSDANLVLSEAYMPSVQLALTQPLLRGRGYDVARAKARLADADHSVASRTLVAEASGLVRDVAHAYWELAYATGAVELRREALEATREQLRAVMAQIDVGKQSPSGSAEVEVSVAVREEELIDAQRELTQRSANLGRLLGQEAPASFSAAEKPEVLAAARGDVLGRALARNAEIRALHAQAMAAGIDIDVAESALLPQFDVYASGGALGMAADPQQALSNLGSFGGYTVQAGFVFQEPIERRTQRGQRDAAIERARKARLAEEDARTRVANDVAGALAALDSTQRRVAVLVHAVEVADLDLSAERARFQANRSTNFDVLRRQQSATDVRLRLLRAEVENAKAAATLDALTTDILARHGIALKGTP, from the coding sequence ATGAATAAGCTCGTGGCGTTGGTTTCCTGTGTCGTCTGCCTATCCGGGGCGACGGCGCAAGCGCAAACGCGACAGGAGGTGACCCTGGCCGACGCGCTGCGCACGGCGGTGGCGCACAATCCACGGCTCGCGGGGCGCTTTGCCGATGTGGCCATTGCAAATGCGCGGGTGCTCGAGGCCAAGGGGCTCGATGACTTTTTCGTCGATGGCTCGGGGAGTTGGACCCGCACCCGCGCGGACAACGTGGAGGCGCAGACGGTTCCCTTCACGCCCTACGATCGCATCGGCCTGGCGGCATCGCTCACGCGGCCGTTTTCCACGGGTGGAAGCGTGGCGCTCAAGCTCGATGCCCCGTACGTGCGGCGGGCCGTCTCGGGTTTCGCGCCGTCGGATGCGAACCTGGTTCTCTCCGAGGCGTACATGCCCAGCGTGCAATTGGCTTTGACGCAGCCACTGCTCCGCGGGCGTGGGTACGACGTGGCGCGTGCGAAGGCCCGCCTCGCCGACGCGGATCACAGCGTGGCCTCGCGCACCTTGGTCGCGGAGGCGTCGGGCCTGGTGCGCGACGTGGCGCACGCGTATTGGGAGCTCGCCTATGCGACGGGCGCGGTGGAGCTCCGGCGCGAGGCCCTGGAGGCGACGCGCGAGCAGCTTCGTGCCGTGATGGCGCAGATCGACGTGGGCAAGCAATCGCCGTCGGGCTCCGCCGAGGTGGAGGTGAGCGTGGCCGTCCGCGAGGAGGAACTCATCGACGCACAACGCGAGCTCACGCAGCGAAGTGCGAACCTGGGTCGGTTGCTCGGGCAGGAGGCGCCTGCGTCGTTCTCCGCGGCGGAGAAGCCCGAGGTGCTCGCGGCGGCGCGCGGCGACGTGCTCGGGCGGGCGCTCGCACGCAACGCGGAGATCCGCGCGCTGCACGCGCAGGCGATGGCGGCGGGCATCGACATCGACGTCGCCGAGAGCGCGCTCTTGCCGCAGTTCGACGTGTACGCCTCGGGGGGCGCGCTGGGCATGGCCGCCGATCCGCAGCAGGCGCTGTCGAACCTGGGGAGCTTTGGCGGCTACACCGTGCAGGCGGGCTTCGTCTTCCAAGAGCCCATCGAGCGGCGCACCCAACGCGGCCAGCGCGATGCCGCCATCGAGCGAGCCCGCAAGGCGCGCCTGGCCGAGGAGGACGCGCGAACGCGCGTGGCAAACGATGTCGCGGGTGCTCTCGCCGCATTGGACAGCACGCAGCGGCGCGTGGCGGTGCTGGTGCACGCCGTGGAGGTCGCGGATCTCGATTTGTCGGCGGAGCGCGCGCGCTTTCAGGCGAATCGGTCGACGAACTTCGATGTGCTGCGCCGTCAGCAATCGGCGACCGACGTGCGGCTGCGGCTTTTGCGCGCCGAGGTGGAGAACGCCAAAGCGGCGGCCACGCTCGATGCGCTCACCACGGACATTCTTGCGCGCCACGGAATTGCGCTGAAGGGCACACCATGA
- a CDS encoding ABC transporter permease has protein sequence MLQDIRFAIRLLIKNIGFTAVAIVTLALAVAANTVVFSIVNAILIRPLPFPEAERLVRINVTYPGQFEGYWNFSGPEYFDISRDVQSMESMGAWMEEDANLTGGDKPVVVNAAYTTASLLPTLGVPPMLGRFYDASEDIPGDSSVADFGVGGTRAVVLGYGIFMSAFGGDRNIIGRTVKVDAIPATVVGVMPRGFEFPERVQIWMPLGMDKSKLARGNHWFRVLGRLRRGVGLEAAQAELATLMPAWAASLPEGVHRLGTPKHPVVYRPLQDDVVSASRFPLLILQAAVIFVLLIACANISNLLLARAEARSSEIAVRVALGASRSRMARQFLTESMVLGLAGAILGILCAMWGLDAAVALLPDAVPRAGEIRLDATVLAYAVLVSVGTSLVFGLTPILHARGDLAGTLRAAGQRTSTSGHRKRLFRRVLILAQVALAMVLVTGAGLMVRSFVQLQKTDLGFDPRNLVTLQLQLPKKSYPTSDDVYAFWKRLHEGAQRLPGVKAATVMEGLPPNRHINSNSFDIVGRVSSREWEWNVDYWQVAENDYFATMGISLVRGRLFLPTDDERAPKVVLINEAMAAKFWPGQDPIGQRMKLELQYADAPEQPEQTIVGIVADSKQAGVGVKAGTEVYIPLRQTTTWVTRLPGVMHTPRTMHLVLRAEGDPRALFNSVRAFVGTLDSGLPIARLQTMDSTVYEAIAKPRFVATLLAFFAGVALLMAAIGIYGVMSYAVEQRTKELSIRMAMGADAGRLQRMLVLEGLRLAAVGMGIGLVVAGIMTVALDHWVADMFFDIGALDPATYVLVVVLTGCVAALASYVPARRATLIHPMEAMRHE, from the coding sequence ATGCTTCAAGATATCCGATTTGCCATTAGGCTCTTGATCAAGAACATCGGCTTTACCGCGGTGGCGATTGTGACATTGGCCCTCGCCGTGGCGGCCAATACGGTGGTGTTCAGCATCGTGAATGCCATTTTGATTCGCCCGCTGCCCTTTCCCGAGGCGGAAAGGTTGGTTCGAATCAATGTGACCTACCCGGGGCAGTTCGAAGGGTATTGGAACTTCTCCGGCCCCGAGTACTTCGATATCTCGCGCGATGTCCAATCGATGGAATCGATGGGCGCGTGGATGGAAGAGGATGCGAATTTGACGGGGGGCGACAAGCCGGTCGTGGTCAATGCCGCGTACACCACGGCGAGCTTGCTGCCGACCCTGGGCGTGCCGCCGATGCTCGGCCGCTTCTATGATGCGAGTGAAGACATTCCTGGCGATTCCAGCGTGGCCGACTTCGGTGTCGGCGGAACGCGGGCGGTCGTTCTCGGATACGGCATCTTCATGAGTGCCTTTGGTGGCGACCGAAACATCATCGGGCGCACCGTGAAGGTCGACGCCATCCCGGCCACGGTGGTGGGCGTCATGCCCCGCGGTTTCGAGTTCCCGGAGCGCGTGCAGATCTGGATGCCGCTGGGCATGGACAAATCGAAGCTGGCCCGTGGCAATCACTGGTTCAGGGTCCTCGGCCGTCTGCGGCGCGGTGTCGGGCTCGAGGCGGCGCAGGCCGAGCTTGCGACCTTGATGCCGGCGTGGGCGGCGTCGCTCCCCGAGGGCGTGCATCGACTTGGCACGCCGAAGCACCCCGTCGTGTATCGCCCGCTTCAGGACGACGTGGTCAGCGCATCGCGTTTCCCGCTTCTCATCTTGCAGGCGGCGGTCATCTTCGTGTTGCTCATCGCGTGCGCGAACATTTCGAACCTGCTCTTGGCGCGCGCCGAGGCGCGCAGCTCGGAGATTGCGGTGCGGGTGGCCTTGGGCGCGAGCCGCTCGCGGATGGCGCGTCAGTTTCTGACCGAGAGCATGGTGCTCGGCCTCGCCGGCGCGATTCTCGGGATCCTTTGCGCCATGTGGGGTCTCGATGCGGCCGTCGCCTTGCTTCCCGATGCGGTGCCGCGCGCGGGAGAAATTCGGCTGGACGCGACGGTTCTCGCCTATGCCGTCCTCGTCTCGGTGGGGACGAGCCTCGTGTTCGGGCTCACGCCCATCCTCCACGCGCGCGGCGATCTGGCGGGAACCTTGCGTGCAGCCGGCCAGCGAACCAGCACCAGCGGACATAGGAAACGGCTTTTCCGTCGCGTGCTCATTCTGGCCCAAGTGGCGCTGGCCATGGTGCTGGTGACGGGAGCGGGGCTCATGGTCCGGAGTTTCGTTCAGCTGCAGAAGACGGATCTGGGCTTCGACCCGCGCAATCTGGTGACGTTGCAGCTGCAACTCCCGAAGAAGTCGTACCCGACGTCGGACGATGTGTACGCGTTCTGGAAGCGCCTGCACGAAGGTGCGCAGCGCTTGCCCGGCGTCAAAGCGGCGACAGTCATGGAGGGGCTACCGCCGAACCGCCACATCAATTCGAACAGCTTCGACATCGTGGGACGGGTGTCGAGCCGAGAATGGGAATGGAACGTCGACTACTGGCAGGTGGCCGAGAATGACTACTTCGCCACCATGGGCATTTCGCTCGTGCGCGGGCGCCTGTTCCTGCCCACCGACGACGAACGTGCGCCCAAGGTGGTGCTGATCAACGAGGCGATGGCCGCGAAGTTCTGGCCCGGGCAGGATCCGATCGGCCAACGCATGAAGCTCGAGCTGCAGTATGCCGATGCACCGGAGCAGCCCGAACAGACCATCGTCGGCATCGTGGCGGACTCGAAGCAGGCGGGCGTCGGCGTCAAAGCGGGCACCGAGGTGTACATTCCGCTGCGGCAAACGACGACGTGGGTCACGAGGCTCCCCGGCGTGATGCACACGCCGCGAACCATGCACCTGGTCCTGCGCGCCGAGGGCGATCCCCGCGCGCTCTTCAACAGCGTGCGCGCTTTCGTGGGAACGCTCGACAGCGGACTGCCGATTGCGCGGCTGCAAACGATGGATTCGACGGTGTACGAGGCCATTGCCAAACCGCGGTTCGTGGCGACGCTCCTAGCGTTTTTCGCCGGGGTGGCGCTCTTGATGGCGGCGATTGGCATCTACGGCGTCATGTCCTACGCCGTCGAGCAGCGCACCAAGGAGCTATCGATTCGAATGGCCATGGGTGCGGACGCGGGGCGGTTGCAGCGCATGCTCGTGCTCGAAGGCTTGCGGCTCGCGGCGGTGGGCATGGGGATTGGCCTGGTGGTGGCCGGCATCATGACCGTGGCGTTGGACCATTGGGTAGCGGACATGTTCTTCGACATCGGTGCGCTCGATCCCGCGACGTACGTGCTCGTCGTCGTGCTCACGGGATGCGTGGCCGCACTGGCGAGCTACGTTCCCGCGCGCCGTGCGACGTTGATCCATCCGATGGAGGCGATGCGCCATGAATAA
- the budA gene encoding acetolactate decarboxylase, with product MTNGLLFTVVPLMALGVCAMGAIASPGKKAVLYHASFRTPYQAGVYEGVIPMERLRANGDFGLGATHENDGELVALGGTFWRSRADGTMQELGPNDTTPYAVMTFFRPERTLRIRGPITQQELEKKLDAELDPDHRIYAVRIRGRFVHVEAGNGEPQEKPYRPLEDVLREYQWRSYKATDGTLVGFRCPEYMRRFDRVGYHFHYLSDDKKAGGHVNGYAVDDVEVAIQELGGFTVDTPGHGDFYGADLVTQR from the coding sequence ATGACCAACGGATTGCTCTTCACGGTCGTGCCGCTGATGGCCCTCGGGGTGTGTGCGATGGGCGCCATCGCTTCGCCTGGGAAGAAAGCGGTGCTCTACCACGCGTCGTTTCGCACGCCGTACCAGGCCGGGGTTTACGAGGGGGTGATCCCCATGGAACGGCTTCGCGCGAACGGCGATTTTGGCCTAGGCGCCACCCATGAAAATGATGGCGAGCTCGTTGCGTTGGGCGGCACCTTTTGGCGGTCGCGGGCGGACGGGACGATGCAGGAGCTCGGCCCGAACGATACGACGCCGTACGCGGTGATGACGTTCTTCCGGCCCGAGCGGACGTTGCGCATTCGCGGGCCCATCACGCAGCAGGAGCTCGAGAAGAAGCTCGATGCCGAGCTCGATCCAGACCATCGCATCTACGCGGTGCGCATTCGCGGGCGCTTCGTCCACGTCGAGGCGGGCAACGGCGAGCCGCAGGAAAAGCCGTACCGGCCGCTCGAGGACGTGCTGCGCGAATACCAATGGCGTAGCTACAAGGCCACAGACGGAACCTTGGTGGGCTTTCGGTGCCCCGAGTACATGCGCCGTTTCGACCGCGTCGGCTACCACTTCCACTACTTGAGCGACGACAAGAAGGCCGGCGGCCATGTGAATGGCTACGCGGTGGACGATGTGGAGGTGGCCATTCAGGAGCTGGGCGGCTTCACCGTCGACACCCCGGGCCACGGCGACTTCTACGGGGCAGATCTGGTGACGCAGCGGTGA